A stretch of Geomonas oryzisoli DNA encodes these proteins:
- a CDS encoding serine protein kinase PrkA: MTAKNETLRQHLAAVKAGERVFENAFQGIIRMILEPGFEKVVVNGKTTYDFNIFRTGRKHTIGMYDEINSFVSFVKDAAEGGSSKEMAFVLVGEPGNGKTFFVEFLCGKYRNFLQGRNRKYSFRFLNMDQLGNYGRIREIDSETYEDPMILAMNLFDDPEESRRFIGEQGFSDAEIETLYRNYRPLGASTGYILNEIRQYHDNDIEKVLESIAILPVPMSESLGTLTGKYPAKDKITSSAVDLLGEESIQRLLHLSDTNNPYRFDLRRGALARVAGGGVHFSDEIFKNKKDLVQVYLGVIQNRAIEIDGYKWPIDSMIIATSNNSEFNRFLAEKEEAPIVDRCRICYVSHNTNYRMQEGLTAYAIGGESKTTLTKEVLHQDPNLNYAASVGVVLTRLPRSEKLTPIETMKLAAGEVAGEKSIKALAEVIDTLGQEPDITKRFGQRGLGHRSLGRSIQILKESSETNEGRCMVAYDVFRSLERVVLDYVVEPNERAKYLEDLKTGKKLYRERIMTEMFNAYMDEPFAIKKDVQNYVNMIIGIDAENLGPDRMWKYKDPQTGELKALKIDERYVKSVEERIGLKTEEQRASFRTSIRKIYGQKISVDPSYDFMDNLELVKAVTDVRLKSDIAGAGSLIGALANRTNEENQKLYDRMIVTMLGKLGYCRTCAQKTIEYFCTQEDES; encoded by the coding sequence ATGACTGCCAAGAACGAAACGCTCCGTCAACACCTGGCCGCCGTCAAGGCGGGAGAAAGGGTTTTCGAGAATGCCTTCCAGGGGATCATTCGGATGATCCTGGAGCCGGGTTTCGAGAAGGTCGTCGTCAACGGCAAAACGACCTATGACTTCAACATCTTCCGAACCGGACGCAAGCACACAATCGGCATGTACGACGAGATCAACAGCTTCGTCTCGTTCGTGAAGGACGCTGCCGAGGGTGGTTCCAGTAAGGAGATGGCGTTCGTGCTGGTCGGCGAGCCCGGCAACGGCAAGACTTTCTTCGTGGAGTTCCTCTGCGGCAAGTACCGGAATTTCCTGCAGGGGCGCAACCGCAAGTACAGCTTCCGGTTCCTCAACATGGACCAGCTGGGCAACTACGGCAGGATCCGGGAGATCGATTCGGAGACCTACGAAGATCCCATGATCCTGGCCATGAACCTCTTCGATGATCCGGAGGAAAGTCGCCGCTTCATCGGGGAACAGGGGTTCTCGGACGCCGAGATCGAAACGCTGTACCGGAACTACCGCCCCCTGGGCGCGAGCACCGGCTACATCCTGAACGAAATCAGGCAGTACCACGATAACGACATCGAGAAGGTCCTGGAGAGTATCGCCATCCTGCCGGTACCGATGAGCGAGAGCCTGGGGACCCTCACCGGCAAGTATCCGGCCAAGGACAAGATCACCTCGTCCGCCGTGGACCTGCTCGGCGAGGAATCGATCCAGCGCCTCTTGCACCTCTCCGACACCAACAACCCGTACCGCTTCGACCTGCGCCGCGGCGCGCTGGCCCGCGTGGCGGGAGGCGGCGTCCACTTCTCGGACGAGATCTTCAAGAACAAGAAGGACCTGGTGCAGGTCTACCTGGGCGTGATCCAGAACCGGGCCATCGAGATCGACGGTTACAAGTGGCCCATCGACTCCATGATCATCGCCACCAGCAACAACTCCGAGTTCAACCGCTTCCTCGCGGAGAAGGAGGAGGCGCCGATCGTGGACCGCTGCAGGATCTGCTACGTCTCGCACAACACCAACTATCGCATGCAGGAAGGGCTCACCGCCTACGCCATCGGCGGCGAATCGAAGACCACCCTTACCAAGGAAGTGTTGCATCAGGACCCGAACCTCAACTATGCGGCCTCGGTAGGGGTGGTGCTCACCAGGCTCCCCCGGTCCGAGAAGCTGACCCCGATCGAGACCATGAAGCTTGCCGCCGGCGAGGTGGCCGGCGAGAAGAGCATCAAGGCGCTCGCCGAGGTGATCGATACCCTGGGGCAGGAGCCCGACATCACCAAGCGCTTCGGGCAGCGCGGCTTGGGGCACAGAAGCCTCGGCCGCAGTATCCAGATCCTCAAGGAGAGCTCCGAGACCAACGAGGGGCGCTGCATGGTGGCCTACGACGTCTTCAGGAGCCTGGAGCGGGTCGTGCTCGACTACGTGGTGGAACCCAACGAGCGGGCGAAATACCTGGAAGACCTGAAGACCGGCAAGAAGCTTTACCGGGAACGGATCATGACCGAGATGTTCAACGCCTACATGGATGAACCGTTCGCCATCAAGAAGGACGTGCAGAACTACGTCAACATGATCATCGGCATCGATGCCGAGAACCTGGGACCGGACCGGATGTGGAAGTATAAAGACCCCCAGACCGGCGAGCTGAAGGCCCTCAAGATCGACGAACGTTACGTGAAGAGCGTCGAGGAGCGCATAGGTCTTAAGACCGAGGAGCAGCGCGCCTCCTTCCGTACCTCGATCAGGAAGATCTACGGTCAGAAGATCTCGGTCGACCCGAGCTACGACTTCATGGACAACCTGGAACTGGTCAAGGCGGTCACCGACGTGCGGCTCAAATCGGACATCGCCGGCGCCGGTAGCCTGATCGGGGCGCTCGCCAACCGGACCAACGAGGAAAACCAGAAGCTCTACGACCGGATGATCGTGACCATGCTGGGGAAACTCGGCTACTGCCGCACCTGTGCACAGAAGACCATCGAGTATTTCTGCACGCAGGAGGATGAGAGCTAG
- the groES gene encoding co-chaperone GroES, giving the protein MNLRPLQDRIIVKRVEEATMTAGGLYIPETAKEKPQQGEVVAVGNGKRGEDGKVYPIDLKVGDKVLFGKYAGSEVKLEGEDFLIMREDDILGVLEK; this is encoded by the coding sequence ATGAATCTTAGACCGCTGCAGGACCGTATCATCGTTAAGAGGGTTGAGGAAGCTACCATGACCGCCGGTGGTCTGTACATCCCGGAAACCGCCAAGGAAAAGCCGCAGCAGGGCGAAGTCGTGGCAGTAGGCAACGGGAAGAGGGGCGAGGACGGCAAGGTGTACCCGATCGATCTGAAGGTGGGCGACAAGGTGCTGTTCGGCAAGTACGCAGGGAGCGAAGTGAAGCTGGAAGGCGAGGATTTCCTGATCATGCGCGAGGACGACATCCTCGGCGTTCTCGAGAAGTAA
- a CDS encoding DUF507 family protein, whose amino-acid sequence MRLKEEQIARLAEKVLGDLECAQLVQQKQGRGAVLAGMKAAIAKDIKQEEDLERDAEALLEQTLKAVGGQGIDRHKMLKMIKDKLAKERKIVL is encoded by the coding sequence ATGCGTCTTAAGGAAGAACAGATCGCGCGCCTGGCGGAGAAGGTGCTGGGTGACCTGGAGTGCGCTCAACTGGTGCAGCAGAAACAGGGACGCGGCGCCGTGCTGGCCGGCATGAAGGCCGCTATCGCCAAGGACATCAAGCAGGAAGAAGACCTGGAGCGCGACGCCGAGGCGCTTTTGGAGCAGACGCTCAAGGCCGTGGGCGGCCAGGGGATCGACCGGCATAAGATGCTCAAGATGATCAAGGATAAACTGGCCAAGGAAAGGAAGATCGTTCTGTGA
- a CDS encoding DUF507 family protein, giving the protein MHISEDRISHIAHKIYDKLYNDDLADFPDERRALDSIKDSISGFFSIMEQVDQAVRAKLASYSQAKVPGSRDWEILYQKFYAEELAKRKW; this is encoded by the coding sequence ATGCACATCTCGGAAGACCGCATTTCCCATATAGCGCACAAGATCTACGACAAGCTCTACAACGACGACCTCGCCGACTTCCCCGACGAACGCCGGGCGCTCGACTCGATCAAGGACTCCATATCCGGATTCTTCTCCATCATGGAACAGGTGGACCAGGCGGTGCGCGCGAAGCTCGCCTCCTACAGCCAGGCCAAGGTTCCGGGGAGCCGCGATTGGGAGATCCTGTACCAGAAGTTTTACGCCGAGGAACTGGCAAAAAGGAAGTGGTGA
- a CDS encoding HEAT repeat domain-containing protein codes for MIEQAVEQPEVGKEELASVTQIILAMLKTSKALRIYLPNNPVLIGFISDLGTRMTVHLARYGELSLDVEQFALRYHGALVYENKDPKESLASRLHADGIRTLFFDQGVESAEIVAFLGVVGFERSSSDDDVVTQLWERNLQHIGYLTEDDFSDPYLIQQADDALQQRDALERIRQALVEQPPAAPRMIPKHLLMLSAEEEAWLRKAVEVEGRCNGLDDVIRIHAAILGEIQEPELFADFTAILGNLTVNLVVAGDIAHALQLARFMDRLQKLPTTAAEQRQQLAAALAGVLSGSTVDVLKVALDSAEAVIDYVQLKELLLILGIPSLAAICELLGRVEKLKVRKLIVEVLVELGGENPAVFEPFLSDPRWYLVRNVVLILSLIGTPAALKMILGLISHREPRIRREVLGFLERTADAKAKTYLLKYLRDDSSALRVKALQVLTRERLPFALKPIVALAGAEDFQERPFEEKKEIFLALGELGQESVLPMLREQLMKRYWFQKGNEKESVQLAALGLGRIRSSSALQLLKEARDQKKGGELRSILDQAIASHAFREKTPGRTR; via the coding sequence ATGATCGAACAGGCAGTCGAGCAACCGGAGGTCGGCAAGGAAGAACTGGCCTCGGTCACCCAAATCATCCTCGCGATGCTCAAGACGTCGAAGGCCCTCAGGATCTACCTGCCCAACAACCCGGTGCTGATCGGTTTCATCTCGGACCTCGGCACCAGGATGACGGTGCATCTGGCGCGTTACGGGGAGCTCTCCCTCGATGTGGAGCAGTTCGCCCTGCGCTACCACGGCGCGCTGGTCTACGAGAACAAGGACCCCAAGGAGAGCCTGGCCAGCCGGCTTCACGCCGACGGCATAAGAACCCTGTTCTTCGACCAGGGGGTGGAATCGGCAGAGATCGTGGCCTTTCTCGGGGTGGTCGGATTCGAGCGTTCCAGCAGCGACGACGACGTGGTGACGCAGCTTTGGGAGCGCAACCTCCAGCACATCGGTTACCTCACCGAGGACGACTTCAGCGACCCCTATCTGATACAGCAAGCCGACGATGCGCTCCAGCAGCGGGATGCCCTGGAGCGGATCCGGCAGGCGCTCGTTGAACAGCCCCCCGCTGCACCAAGGATGATTCCGAAGCACCTGCTCATGCTGAGCGCCGAGGAGGAGGCGTGGCTGCGTAAGGCCGTCGAGGTCGAGGGCCGCTGCAACGGACTCGATGACGTGATCAGGATCCACGCCGCTATCCTAGGCGAGATCCAGGAACCGGAGCTTTTCGCGGACTTCACCGCCATCCTGGGGAACCTGACCGTCAACTTGGTGGTGGCCGGCGACATAGCGCACGCACTCCAGCTTGCGCGCTTCATGGACCGTCTGCAAAAGCTGCCGACGACCGCTGCGGAACAGCGGCAGCAGTTGGCTGCCGCACTGGCCGGGGTACTCTCGGGCTCGACCGTGGATGTGCTCAAGGTGGCACTGGACAGTGCCGAGGCGGTGATAGATTACGTGCAGTTGAAGGAGCTGTTGCTGATACTGGGCATCCCTTCGCTCGCGGCGATCTGCGAGCTGCTCGGGCGGGTGGAGAAGCTCAAGGTGCGCAAGCTGATCGTGGAGGTCCTGGTGGAGCTGGGGGGGGAGAACCCTGCGGTATTCGAACCCTTTCTCAGCGATCCGCGTTGGTACCTGGTGCGCAACGTGGTGCTGATACTTTCCCTAATCGGGACCCCGGCGGCGCTAAAGATGATTCTCGGGCTGATCTCGCATCGGGAGCCGCGCATCCGGCGCGAAGTGCTTGGCTTTTTGGAACGTACCGCCGATGCCAAGGCCAAGACCTACCTGCTGAAGTACCTGAGGGACGACTCGAGCGCATTGCGGGTCAAGGCGCTCCAGGTGCTTACCCGGGAGAGGCTTCCCTTCGCGCTGAAACCCATCGTTGCGCTGGCCGGGGCCGAAGATTTCCAGGAGCGCCCTTTCGAGGAGAAGAAAGAGATCTTCCTGGCGCTGGGTGAGCTGGGACAGGAGAGCGTACTCCCCATGCTGCGCGAACAGCTCATGAAGCGGTACTGGTTCCAGAAGGGGAATGAGAAGGAAAGCGTGCAGCTTGCGGCCCTGGGGCTGGGACGGATCCGCAGCAGTTCGGCCCTGCAGCTCCTGAAAGAGGCGCGCGATCAGAAAAAGGGAGGCGAGCTGAGGTCCATCCTGGACCAGGCCATCGCTTCCCATGCATTCCGGGAAAAAACCCCGGGTAGGACGAGGTGA
- the groL gene encoding chaperonin GroEL (60 kDa chaperone family; promotes refolding of misfolded polypeptides especially under stressful conditions; forms two stacked rings of heptamers to form a barrel-shaped 14mer; ends can be capped by GroES; misfolded proteins enter the barrel where they are refolded when GroES binds) yields the protein MAAKIIKFDQDARNCILKGVNTLADAVKVTLGPKGRNVVIEKSYGAPLITKDGVTVAKEIELDDKFENMGAQLVKEVASKTSDVAGDGTTTATVLAQAIYRQGAKLVAAGHNPMEIKRGLDQAVEVLVAELKNISKPIKDHKEIAQVGTISANNDKTIGDIIAQAMEKVGKEGVITVEEAKAMETTLETVEGMQFDRGYLSPYFVTDPERMEAAMDNVAILIHDKKISNMKDLLPVLEQTAKSGRPLLIIAEDIEGEALATLVVNKLRGVLNVCAVKAPGFGDRRKAMLEDIAILTGGKVISEEVGFRLENTTIDMLGNAKKITVDKDNTTIIDGYGAEADIQGRVKMIRAQIEETTSDYDREKLQERLAKLVGGVAVIKVGAATEIEMKEKKARVEDALHATRAAVDEGIVPGGGVAYLRALKVLDNLELAPEQQFGVNVIKRALEEPIRQIAQNAGVDGSIVVDKVKGGQEAFGYNAADDVYVDMIQAGIIDPTKVSRSALQNAASVAGLMMTTEAMIADKPRDESAMPAMPGGMGGMGGMGGMGGMM from the coding sequence ATGGCAGCAAAGATCATCAAATTCGACCAGGACGCACGCAACTGCATCCTTAAAGGTGTCAACACCCTGGCAGATGCGGTTAAAGTGACCCTGGGGCCTAAAGGGCGCAACGTCGTCATCGAGAAATCCTACGGCGCACCGCTCATCACCAAGGACGGCGTTACCGTCGCCAAGGAAATCGAGCTGGACGACAAGTTCGAGAACATGGGCGCACAGCTGGTGAAGGAAGTTGCCTCCAAGACCTCCGATGTCGCCGGTGACGGCACCACCACTGCAACTGTGCTCGCACAGGCCATCTACCGTCAGGGCGCGAAGCTGGTCGCTGCCGGCCACAACCCGATGGAGATCAAGCGCGGTCTGGACCAGGCCGTCGAAGTGCTGGTCGCCGAACTGAAGAACATCTCCAAGCCGATCAAGGACCACAAGGAAATCGCACAGGTCGGCACCATCTCCGCCAACAACGACAAGACCATCGGCGACATCATCGCACAGGCCATGGAGAAGGTCGGCAAGGAAGGGGTCATCACCGTCGAGGAAGCCAAGGCGATGGAGACCACCCTTGAGACCGTCGAGGGCATGCAGTTTGACCGCGGCTACCTCTCTCCGTACTTCGTGACCGATCCGGAGCGCATGGAAGCGGCCATGGACAACGTCGCCATCCTGATCCACGACAAGAAGATCTCCAACATGAAGGACCTCCTCCCGGTGCTCGAGCAGACCGCCAAGTCCGGCCGCCCGCTGCTCATCATCGCCGAGGACATCGAGGGCGAGGCGCTGGCCACCCTGGTGGTCAACAAGCTGCGCGGCGTCCTGAACGTCTGCGCCGTCAAGGCCCCGGGCTTCGGCGACCGCCGCAAGGCCATGCTGGAAGACATCGCCATCCTGACCGGCGGCAAGGTGATCTCCGAGGAAGTCGGTTTCAGGCTCGAGAACACCACCATCGACATGCTGGGTAACGCCAAGAAGATCACCGTCGACAAGGACAACACCACCATCATCGACGGCTACGGTGCCGAGGCCGACATCCAGGGCCGCGTCAAGATGATCCGTGCCCAGATCGAAGAGACCACCTCGGACTACGACCGCGAGAAGCTCCAGGAGCGTCTGGCGAAACTCGTAGGCGGCGTTGCCGTGATCAAGGTCGGCGCTGCTACCGAAATCGAGATGAAGGAGAAGAAGGCACGCGTCGAGGACGCTCTGCACGCAACCCGTGCGGCTGTCGACGAGGGCATCGTCCCTGGCGGCGGCGTCGCTTACCTGCGCGCTCTGAAGGTGCTGGACAACCTCGAGCTCGCTCCGGAGCAGCAGTTCGGCGTCAACGTGATCAAGCGCGCCCTCGAGGAGCCGATCCGTCAGATCGCACAGAACGCAGGCGTCGACGGCTCCATCGTCGTTGACAAGGTGAAAGGCGGCCAGGAGGCCTTCGGCTACAACGCAGCCGATGACGTCTACGTCGACATGATCCAGGCCGGCATCATCGACCCGACCAAGGTCTCCAGGAGCGCTCTGCAGAACGCCGCTTCCGTTGCCGGTCTCATGATGACCACCGAGGCTATGATCGCTGACAAGCCGAGGGATGAGTCCGCTATGCCGGCGATGCCGGGTGGCATGGGCGGCATGGGTGGCATGGGCGGCATGGGCGGCATGATGTAA
- a CDS encoding HD-GYP domain-containing protein: protein MALEMDRQPVGDELARLGKTLVSHLFVLLKSSVNYGAGHAAIVQRVGNLLEVVRAITGKDEDASLIFKGGHLYLGDLRLRPDIASFEGPRYITELMRRHHLGRITFGPGVTSADLQRFVYLLQEPQEDETECFQRLLEAVQQRGIGNLELDLLREDEVLTITPQLRRARAAGDKVRPLYRKLLSTMDEVAAEVASGRRLRLRESKRVVQQIIDLLYTHEADLLGLSTMRSHDSSSQHHAANVCILSLLMGKRLGMNRFHLCELGLAALFHDIGNCDVPGAILDKPGELSNEERQVMEKHPLYGVRKVMKLKGLDDLTARIVTGIFEHHLMADFSGYPRLGYRKLGLLGRIISIADSYDGLTSSRVSGRTAYPPHKALRVMLSQSGKSYDQALLKVFVSCVGIHPVGSLLLLDDKDIAVVVGNSEDPAQWDNPLVRIIADREGRETEGGEVIALGSPGSPQTISAVLDPYLYDLDVSRYF from the coding sequence ATGGCGCTTGAGATGGATCGGCAACCTGTGGGAGACGAGTTGGCGCGGCTGGGCAAGACCCTGGTGTCGCACTTATTCGTCCTGCTCAAGAGCTCGGTAAATTACGGCGCCGGCCACGCGGCGATCGTGCAGCGGGTCGGGAACCTCCTCGAGGTGGTGCGGGCGATCACCGGGAAGGATGAAGATGCCTCCCTGATCTTCAAGGGGGGGCATCTCTACCTTGGCGACCTCCGGCTCAGGCCGGACATTGCCAGTTTCGAGGGACCCCGCTACATCACGGAGCTGATGCGGCGCCATCACCTGGGGAGGATCACCTTCGGCCCGGGCGTCACCAGCGCAGACCTGCAGCGTTTCGTGTACCTGCTGCAGGAGCCTCAGGAGGACGAGACGGAGTGTTTCCAGCGGTTGCTGGAGGCGGTGCAGCAAAGGGGAATCGGCAATCTGGAGCTCGACCTGCTGCGCGAGGACGAGGTGCTGACCATAACGCCGCAGCTCAGGCGGGCCCGGGCGGCCGGGGACAAGGTCCGGCCGCTGTACCGTAAGCTCCTTTCCACCATGGACGAGGTGGCGGCCGAGGTGGCATCCGGGCGCAGGCTGCGTCTGAGGGAATCCAAGCGCGTGGTGCAGCAGATCATCGACCTGCTCTACACCCACGAGGCCGACCTTTTGGGGCTCAGCACCATGCGCTCCCATGACAGTTCGTCGCAGCATCACGCCGCCAACGTCTGCATCCTCTCGCTATTGATGGGCAAACGGCTGGGGATGAACAGATTCCATCTCTGTGAGCTGGGGCTTGCCGCTTTGTTCCACGACATCGGCAACTGCGACGTCCCCGGTGCGATCCTGGATAAGCCGGGCGAGCTTTCGAACGAGGAACGGCAGGTGATGGAAAAGCATCCGCTATACGGGGTGAGGAAGGTGATGAAGCTGAAGGGGCTCGACGATCTCACGGCACGCATCGTGACCGGCATCTTCGAGCATCACCTGATGGCGGACTTCTCCGGTTACCCGCGTCTGGGGTACCGGAAGCTGGGACTGCTGGGGCGGATCATAAGCATTGCCGACAGCTACGACGGGCTTACCTCCTCGCGGGTCAGCGGCCGGACCGCCTATCCCCCCCACAAAGCCCTCAGGGTGATGCTGTCGCAAAGCGGCAAGTCCTACGACCAGGCGCTCCTGAAGGTGTTCGTCAGTTGCGTGGGGATCCACCCGGTCGGGTCGCTGCTGCTTCTGGACGACAAGGATATCGCGGTGGTGGTGGGGAACAGCGAGGATCCGGCCCAGTGGGACAACCCGTTGGTGCGCATCATCGCAGACCGCGAGGGGCGCGAGACGGAGGGGGGAGAGGTGATCGCCCTAGGCTCCCCCGGCTCCCCCCAAACCATCAGCGCTGTTTTGGATCCTTACCTCTATGACCTTGACGTGAGCAGGTACTTCTAG
- a CDS encoding DUF444 family protein, with product MKDPEKYLEQLKAKGLDPEREARFREELAGAREISVSDRRGPFPDFSRGLYAWHDLAVLQDQERVPNPYQLHMKALDELLERDRQREKDGFPRKIRVGRLIKPGKGGKGKIVVVPSTEEEKFLHDPTIRPPGEGGSTGGSGKGEEGEVIGEQKVRETGEEPGQGPGQGEGEAHEMGASAYELGRVLTEQFQLPNLKEKGKKRSFTRYIYDLTDRNRGSGQVLDKKATLRKIVETNISLGNLPDPADMDPTRFLISPRDKVYRIFSQEKDYEPQAMVFFLRDYSGSMAGKVTELVATQHVMIYSWLLYQYAGQVESRFILHDTEAKEVPDFDTYYNSRVAGGTEVASAYKLVNEIVEKENLAADYNIYVFHGTDGDDWDTGGDKSIPELVKILTYVSRMGVTIAEHAGTQWTEVARYLENSGLLRDKPDLLRMDIMHEDAEEARVIEGIKRLIS from the coding sequence ATGAAAGATCCCGAGAAATACCTCGAACAACTGAAGGCCAAGGGGCTGGACCCCGAACGCGAGGCGCGCTTTCGCGAGGAGCTGGCGGGAGCGCGGGAAATCTCCGTCTCCGACCGGCGCGGACCTTTCCCCGACTTCTCCCGCGGCCTCTACGCCTGGCATGACCTGGCGGTGCTGCAGGACCAGGAGCGGGTCCCCAACCCCTACCAGCTGCACATGAAGGCGCTGGACGAGCTCCTGGAGCGGGACCGGCAGCGCGAGAAGGACGGCTTCCCCCGCAAGATCAGGGTGGGAAGGCTGATCAAGCCGGGCAAGGGGGGCAAGGGAAAGATCGTGGTGGTCCCCTCCACTGAGGAGGAGAAGTTCCTGCACGACCCGACCATCCGTCCTCCAGGCGAGGGTGGCTCTACCGGAGGCAGCGGCAAGGGGGAAGAAGGCGAGGTCATCGGCGAGCAGAAGGTGCGCGAAACCGGCGAGGAACCCGGGCAGGGGCCGGGACAGGGTGAGGGGGAAGCCCACGAAATGGGCGCTTCGGCATACGAACTGGGACGGGTGCTCACCGAACAGTTCCAGCTCCCCAACCTGAAGGAAAAGGGGAAGAAGCGCTCCTTCACCCGCTACATCTACGACCTCACCGACCGCAACCGGGGCTCAGGCCAGGTGCTGGACAAGAAGGCGACCCTCAGGAAGATCGTGGAAACCAACATCTCGCTGGGGAACCTGCCCGATCCCGCCGACATGGACCCGACCCGGTTCCTGATCTCGCCGAGGGACAAGGTGTACCGCATCTTTTCCCAGGAGAAGGATTACGAGCCGCAGGCGATGGTGTTCTTCCTGCGCGACTACTCAGGTTCCATGGCGGGCAAGGTCACCGAGCTGGTGGCGACCCAGCACGTGATGATCTACAGCTGGCTGCTGTACCAGTACGCCGGGCAGGTGGAGTCCCGCTTCATCCTGCACGACACCGAGGCGAAAGAAGTGCCCGACTTCGACACCTACTATAACTCCCGGGTAGCCGGGGGGACCGAGGTGGCGAGCGCCTACAAGCTGGTGAACGAGATCGTCGAGAAGGAGAACCTGGCGGCGGACTACAACATCTACGTCTTCCACGGCACCGACGGCGACGATTGGGACACCGGCGGCGACAAGTCGATCCCTGAGCTGGTCAAGATCCTCACCTACGTGAGCCGCATGGGGGTCACCATCGCCGAGCACGCGGGGACGCAGTGGACCGAGGTGGCGCGCTACCTGGAAAACTCCGGGCTGCTGCGCGACAAGCCGGACCTTTTGCGCATGGACATCATGCACGAGGACGCCGAGGAGGCCCGGGTGATCGAGGGGATCAAGAGGCTCATCTCTTAA
- a CDS encoding ribonuclease Z translates to MTPHFLPTLVNPPFGDPGVYVDFQFARRAILFDLGEIHRLGPRKILRLSDVCISHTHIDHFIGFDLMLRIMLGRDMALRLFGPPGILLQVEHRLASYSWNLIQSYPTEFVITVTELHPDGSAQRARFSSRRVFAREEEHSLVFKDGVILDEENLRLRVAFLEHSIPCLAYAFEEKLHVNFMKNRLAELGLPVGPWLSEVKRAVLRGEPDDTAVTAALPGQTEGRRLTIGELREQVLQVVQGEKIVYVTDTAFTPDNRRRIVELARGADYVFIEAVFLHVDAERARERAHLTARQAGELAREAGAARVIPFHFSPRHLGAEDELRREVSEAFAGL, encoded by the coding sequence ATGACACCCCATTTCCTCCCCACCCTGGTGAACCCTCCCTTCGGAGACCCCGGCGTCTACGTCGACTTCCAGTTCGCCCGCAGGGCCATCCTCTTCGACCTGGGGGAGATCCACCGACTCGGTCCCCGCAAGATCCTGCGCTTGAGCGACGTCTGCATCTCCCACACCCACATCGACCACTTCATCGGGTTCGACTTGATGCTGCGCATCATGCTGGGACGCGACATGGCGCTACGCCTGTTCGGCCCGCCCGGCATCCTGCTGCAGGTCGAGCACCGGCTCGCCTCCTACAGCTGGAACCTGATCCAGAGTTATCCAACCGAGTTCGTCATCACCGTCACCGAGTTGCATCCCGACGGCAGTGCGCAGCGGGCCCGCTTCAGCTCCCGGCGCGTCTTCGCGAGGGAGGAGGAGCATAGCCTCGTCTTCAAGGACGGCGTGATCCTCGACGAGGAGAACCTGCGCCTGCGCGTCGCCTTCCTGGAGCACAGCATCCCCTGCCTCGCTTATGCTTTCGAGGAGAAGCTGCACGTGAACTTCATGAAAAACCGCCTGGCCGAACTGGGGCTTCCGGTCGGGCCGTGGCTATCGGAAGTGAAGCGTGCCGTCCTGCGCGGCGAGCCGGATGACACCGCGGTGACGGCGGCGCTCCCCGGCCAAACGGAGGGGCGGAGGCTTACCATCGGGGAACTGAGGGAGCAGGTGCTGCAGGTGGTGCAGGGAGAAAAGATCGTCTACGTCACCGACACCGCCTTCACCCCCGACAACCGCCGCCGCATCGTAGAATTGGCGCGCGGCGCCGATTACGTCTTCATCGAGGCCGTGTTCCTGCACGTCGATGCCGAGCGCGCCCGTGAGCGCGCCCATCTCACAGCGCGCCAGGCGGGAGAGCTGGCACGTGAGGCGGGTGCCGCACGGGTGATCCCTTTCCACTTTTCCCCCAGACACCTCGGAGCCGAAGACGAGCTGCGTCGGGAGGTTAGCGAGGCATTTGCCGGCCTGTAA